The window ATTAAAGATCAATGTTGGACATGTATATATCGGTGGAAAAAATTCGTGTGGATTTGTGAGTTTGTCCTTTTacaaaataattatacatgtaaCATGAAAATGCGTAGTTACAATTTACCAAGTTTTGAGAATACCATATAACAATAGATATTTGATAATACAAACTAACATAGTTAAAAGAAATCCTACAAACAGGGCTGGCTAAGGCTACAAACTAACCCAACCAAAACTCTTCTCTATTAGAAGCTGCAGAGTATGAATTAAACTGTCAAGACTAACATAAACGCTCTCCATAAATGAAGCTGCGCGATTGCTAACTGTACGCCAATAGATATTACTGTCGAATTGATGATAAGGGACCTAGTTCCAACATTTTACAATATTTTTCTTGTTCTGCAATTCCCAAATTATTGAATTACATACAAGTAAAAAATTACCCAAACTACTGCCAAAGTTTGATTCTTTGTCTGTCAATTTAGCCTTGTTTGATAAATTATTTCTGTATGATCTTTCATAAACCCATTTGTCCAAATACTATTTGCTCATGTATGTTTTACTTACCCAAGCTGTAATCAATATCTGCTTTTACATTATAATCATTTACAGCAATAGTTGTTGTACAAAAAGAAATATAAACAGTAGTTTTTAACTCTTGAATTTCGGAGCACTTCATTCTGTTGAATTCCTTCAATACATTTTTAacgtaaattaattaaaaaaaaattaaaaagagaaAAATATGATATAACAATGATGAATCTTTAAAAAGTTGAATTGATATTAAATCTATACAATTCTAATAAGTATAAAATCAAACTTACCAAATTTCATTGTTTCCGATCATGAATACATGATATACTGTGAATGAATCCAATATTTCTGCAGATTAAATCATCACTAAAAcgctctttcaaaaaaaaaaaaaaaaaaaaaaaaaagttattaatTCTTGAACGTTATTCAAGATTCAACGTATTAATTTAATTTTACTATGATCAGCGTCTCAATCACTTGTTGTTAGATCTTCAACTTCATTGATACCAGTAGGCGGAGTAAGCGGCAATCTGGATATGAAATTGTGAATATGCAGATGATCACCATGTTCTTCGAAATTCAGCGAGTAACTGAGAGGATCATACTTGAAATCATTGGTAGGATGCCGTTGATGACGGTTCACGGTGGTTCCACCGCCGCTTCGGTGACGGCTGCTGGTAGTCGTAGTTAGGTCTTTCAATCTCATTTTTGATGATTTGAACAACTTAGATGACGACGGTGATTTTTTGAGCGTTGGAGATTGAATTGGCGAATGAAGATGTAAATCCAATTGGCGGAAACATGAAATCTTGAGTTTTGATTTCATTCTTCGGTCACGAAAAGATGGTGATGGTGTTTTGTGATGATCATCCTCCATTATCGACTTGCTGACTGAAATTAACGAGAATTAGGGTTAGGATTTTGCAAATGGAAATCGGGAACACGTGCCGATTCAAATATCATTTCCGCTCACTAACAATGTTTATCCTTTAAGTTATAGGCCCAGGCCCAATAGAAAGAACGTATGGGCCTAAAATTTAGTATGGTTTTTGTAACATGACCATATACTTTGTCCTATAGAAATGATATTTGAAAAAATGCAATCGTAAGTAAACAAATAGCAAAAATtaaattttttgtattaaattttCTTTAAGTGTGTTGGCATTATACGGTTATGTATTCCTTAAGTTCATCTGGTTAAATTCTTCGTCGTTGAAATAATCAAATTATATTTGTTCTTTTGGTTTAGTATTATGTAATTTTTTGTGAAGAGCTAAACTATTGATAATAGCCATCGGATAGAAGGATACATCAAGGCGTGCAGGATGCGGGCATACAATCAACTAATGATACCGAGCATGCTGAATGGTTTGAATGCAGGAAAAAATGGTTTGATAAGGAGAGGGCCAAAACGAATATGTTGAAACAAAAGGCGAGAATTCGATGGACGGTAGAAGGGGACAAAAA of the Rutidosis leptorrhynchoides isolate AG116_Rl617_1_P2 chromosome 5, CSIRO_AGI_Rlap_v1, whole genome shotgun sequence genome contains:
- the LOC139849410 gene encoding uncharacterized protein; protein product: MEDDHHKTPSPSFRDRRMKSKLKISCFRQLDLHLHSPIQSPTLKKSPSSSKLFKSSKMRLKDLTTTTSSRHRSGGGTTVNRHQRHPTNDFKYDPLSYSLNFEEHGDHLHIHNFISRLPLTPPTGINEVEDLTTKRFSDDLICRNIGFIHSISCIHDRKQ